The Planococcus liqunii genome includes a region encoding these proteins:
- a CDS encoding NUDIX hydrolase — MAKTYVNWGSGKVELAWEQGSDLPPRELITSVHGFCFFQNRLLLVKLKHRGWDFPGGHIEGSETPMECFQREALEEGYVSGNCQLLGRVVVDHEENPKWDENSPYPKVGYQVYYRMDIEELHPFRAEFESVERKFITPQEISRYYHGGWQDFYQEILDAACRLEDGVEGVNFY; from the coding sequence GTGGCGAAAACATATGTAAACTGGGGCAGCGGAAAAGTGGAATTGGCATGGGAACAAGGGAGCGATTTGCCGCCGCGGGAATTGATCACGAGCGTCCATGGATTTTGCTTCTTTCAGAACCGGCTATTGCTCGTAAAGCTGAAACACCGCGGCTGGGATTTTCCGGGTGGGCATATTGAAGGCAGCGAAACACCGATGGAGTGCTTTCAACGGGAAGCGCTGGAAGAAGGATATGTGTCAGGGAACTGTCAGTTGCTGGGCAGAGTTGTTGTGGACCACGAAGAAAATCCGAAATGGGATGAAAACAGTCCTTATCCTAAAGTGGGCTATCAAGTCTATTACCGGATGGATATTGAAGAGCTGCACCCGTTTAGAGCAGAATTCGAATCAGTCGAAAGGAAATTCATTACACCTCAGGAAATTAGCAGGTATTACCACGGGGGATGGCAGGATTTTTATCAGGAAATTTTGGATGCGGCATGTCGTTTAGAAGATGGCGTCGAAGGAGTGAACTTCTATTGA
- a CDS encoding MFS transporter encodes MITRRTVLFLGLSQLICWGISYYLIAAFGEVIADDLGWSSTLVYGGFSATLAVMGLTSPLTGKLIDQYSGRFVMSAGSLLLAIGCAGIALSQSVLAYYISWIVLGFAMRLSLYDAAFATLVRIAGSGAKRSISQITLLGGLASTVFWPIGFFLSESFGWRAALLVYAGFALLTLPLHLAIPKERFEENGTVVEQKSAAFEKLNLMGRERIYAGSLYALIFTLLNFLNSAMSAHMIAILSGLGLAAAVSVWISTLRGIGQSLARVGEILFGGRLHPFKLTILASSLLPLCFAIGLFSGKFLATAFIFAFLYGAGNGLMTITRGSLPLVLFDNRTYGAFVGKLLVPSFLLSAIAPVFYTVIIEQYGEQATLLFSVALAFVVFAATLWLKRRYTYTEAA; translated from the coding sequence ATGATCACGCGGAGAACGGTCCTTTTTCTTGGTTTATCCCAGCTGATCTGCTGGGGAATTTCTTATTATTTGATTGCCGCTTTCGGGGAAGTAATTGCAGATGACCTAGGATGGAGCAGCACTTTGGTATATGGAGGTTTTTCTGCCACTTTGGCCGTCATGGGCCTCACTTCCCCGTTGACGGGGAAATTGATTGACCAGTACAGCGGCCGCTTTGTCATGTCTGCAGGGTCTCTTCTTTTAGCGATTGGCTGTGCCGGAATCGCTTTGTCGCAGTCCGTTTTGGCATATTACATTTCATGGATTGTTCTGGGTTTCGCCATGCGCCTCAGCTTGTACGATGCGGCTTTTGCGACATTGGTCCGCATTGCCGGGTCCGGTGCGAAACGATCCATTTCCCAGATTACGCTTCTTGGCGGACTGGCTTCCACTGTTTTTTGGCCCATCGGCTTTTTCCTTTCCGAATCTTTCGGCTGGAGGGCAGCTCTACTGGTTTATGCCGGATTTGCATTGCTGACGCTTCCGCTGCATCTGGCCATTCCAAAAGAACGGTTTGAAGAAAACGGCACGGTGGTGGAGCAAAAATCCGCTGCTTTTGAAAAACTGAATTTAATGGGCCGCGAACGTATTTATGCCGGCAGCCTTTATGCACTCATCTTTACGCTTCTTAACTTTTTGAACTCCGCCATGTCGGCGCATATGATTGCCATATTGTCCGGGCTTGGCCTTGCAGCAGCTGTTTCGGTCTGGATTTCCACACTGCGCGGAATCGGGCAGTCGCTGGCACGGGTAGGGGAAATCTTATTTGGCGGCCGTCTGCATCCGTTCAAGCTGACCATCCTTGCTTCTTCCCTGCTGCCGCTTTGCTTTGCCATCGGCTTGTTCAGCGGTAAGTTTCTTGCAACAGCGTTCATTTTTGCTTTTCTATACGGCGCAGGCAATGGCTTGATGACCATTACCCGCGGCTCTCTTCCGCTCGTCTTGTTCGACAACCGGACTTACGGTGCTTTCGTTGGAAAACTTCTGGTGCCGAGTTTCCTCTTATCCGCCATCGCGCCGGTTTTCTATACCGTCATCATCGAGCAATATGGGGAACAAGCCACACTCCTCTTTTCTGTCGCTTTGGCGTTTGTTGTTTTTGCGGCCACTTTGTGGTTGAAAAGAAGGTATACATATACCGAAGCGGCTTAA
- a CDS encoding DMT family transporter produces the protein MNNKWAFALLVILTTSLMGSSFAVGKMGMVHVSPLLLVGMRFTLAGLLMGTIVWMLQRPHPKKLQDWLKIVCIGSFQTAGVMGAIFLSLRTITAGESAILTFMNPLLVVVFGTLALGMRYRLVQWCGVILGFIGVFVTMGGQLQAEIGTLLGFCSAVFWAIATLLIKQWGQRFDIWVLTAYQMLFGGLLLLIGSFLLEDARLVINPTSIFIVLWLAVPASIVQFAIWFFLLQNGNPGKVSAFLFLAPFFGILSGWLLLGEDIGLKLLAGGAMIFASIFLVNWPDKRAAAVLKEGI, from the coding sequence TTGAACAATAAATGGGCTTTTGCGCTATTGGTCATTTTGACGACCAGTTTAATGGGATCATCTTTTGCGGTAGGCAAGATGGGAATGGTTCATGTTTCGCCCTTGCTGTTGGTTGGAATGCGTTTTACGCTGGCTGGTTTATTGATGGGGACGATCGTCTGGATGCTCCAGCGGCCGCATCCGAAAAAACTGCAAGACTGGCTGAAAATTGTGTGCATCGGTTCTTTCCAAACTGCCGGCGTCATGGGAGCCATCTTTTTGAGCCTCCGCACCATCACTGCCGGGGAATCCGCCATCTTGACGTTTATGAATCCGCTTTTGGTGGTGGTCTTTGGAACACTGGCGCTTGGCATGCGCTACCGGCTTGTCCAATGGTGCGGTGTGATTCTAGGATTTATCGGTGTATTTGTCACGATGGGCGGACAGCTGCAGGCAGAAATCGGTACGCTTCTCGGATTTTGCAGTGCGGTTTTTTGGGCAATTGCCACGCTGCTGATCAAGCAATGGGGACAGCGCTTTGATATTTGGGTGTTGACCGCCTATCAAATGCTTTTTGGCGGCTTGCTTTTGCTGATCGGAAGCTTTCTCTTGGAAGATGCCCGGCTCGTGATCAATCCGACTTCGATCTTCATCGTGCTCTGGCTTGCCGTCCCGGCGTCCATTGTGCAATTTGCTATCTGGTTTTTCCTGCTGCAAAACGGCAATCCTGGGAAAGTCAGTGCCTTTCTGTTCCTTGCGCCGTTTTTCGGCATCCTTTCGGGATGGCTGTTGCTCGGCGAAGATATTGGCTTGAAACTGCTTGCAGGAGGTGCCATGATCTTTGCCAGCATCTTTTTGGTGAACTGGCCGGACAAACGGGCAGCAGCGGTTCTCAAAGAAGGAATTTAA
- a CDS encoding GNAT family N-acetyltransferase → MLFHDEKMTIRKLEDSDKEALVKWLSDPEVLKYFEGCDNPHDLKRVNQHYFERKDETTRCLVEYEGTPIGYIQFYPVLEEERMAYGYWNPDEVIYGTDQFIGEPDYWNRGLGTELVELMKKYLLSEKQADVLVMDPQVSNERAIACYEKCGFQKVKFLPAHELHEGEMKDCWLMEYKR, encoded by the coding sequence ATGTTATTTCATGACGAAAAAATGACAATCCGGAAGCTGGAAGACAGCGATAAAGAGGCGTTGGTTAAATGGCTGAGTGATCCGGAAGTATTGAAGTACTTCGAAGGGTGCGACAATCCACATGATTTGAAAAGAGTGAACCAACATTACTTTGAGCGGAAAGATGAAACGACAAGATGCCTCGTGGAATACGAAGGAACACCCATTGGGTATATTCAATTTTATCCAGTCCTTGAAGAAGAGCGGATGGCATACGGTTATTGGAATCCCGATGAAGTCATTTACGGCACGGACCAATTCATTGGAGAACCGGATTACTGGAATCGAGGGCTTGGAACTGAGCTTGTGGAATTGATGAAGAAATATTTGCTGAGCGAAAAACAGGCGGATGTTCTTGTCATGGATCCACAGGTCTCGAACGAACGGGCCATTGCCTGTTACGAGAAATGCGGATTCCAGAAAGTGAAATTCCTGCCGGCACATGAACTTCACGAAGGCGAAATGAAAGACTGCTGGTTGATGGAATACAAAAGATAA
- a CDS encoding GNAT family N-acetyltransferase: MFYKYRKSYNKVAIGLLSLMAKGLNFKLLQETIRMYEENPERQLFLWKEGDNITGLAGVEQHEEYFIILHFSVNPSYQKEETAYRMLEVLREQMHSKEMHLSKEAARFIAKVRGTSDLPIPIYSEPAIS; the protein is encoded by the coding sequence ATGTTTTACAAATACAGAAAATCATATAATAAAGTGGCTATAGGATTATTGTCGTTGATGGCAAAAGGCCTCAACTTTAAATTGCTGCAGGAGACCATTCGGATGTATGAGGAAAATCCGGAGCGGCAGCTTTTTCTTTGGAAAGAAGGCGACAATATTACAGGTCTTGCTGGAGTAGAACAGCACGAAGAATACTTTATCATTTTGCACTTTTCCGTGAACCCGTCCTATCAAAAAGAAGAAACAGCTTACCGGATGCTAGAAGTTTTGAGAGAACAAATGCATTCCAAAGAAATGCACTTGTCCAAAGAGGCAGCACGCTTCATTGCCAAGGTGCGCGGCACTTCTGACTTGCCGATTCCCATCTACTCGGAACCGGCTATTTCATGA
- a CDS encoding DUF5063 domain-containing protein, producing MESTEVEVFLQAAKRYCHLMDSLNSLGEIEKFKQLHAAVTELYAKALYLPETEPGKDDSFDIDFQLPQVDFGTHNVYWGGYDPYHSDEDLEEIMEEPLNETLTDDVLDIYSDVKRGLILYEQGNHAEAIAEWKYNFEIHWGTHAASAIRALHSVNYL from the coding sequence ATGGAATCTACTGAAGTAGAAGTTTTTTTACAAGCTGCAAAAAGATATTGCCATTTGATGGACTCATTAAATTCTTTAGGGGAAATTGAGAAATTCAAGCAACTGCACGCAGCAGTGACAGAACTGTACGCAAAGGCGCTGTATCTGCCGGAAACCGAACCGGGAAAAGACGATTCTTTTGATATTGATTTCCAGCTCCCGCAAGTTGATTTTGGTACACACAATGTGTATTGGGGAGGGTACGACCCTTATCACTCCGACGAAGACTTAGAAGAAATAATGGAAGAACCGTTAAATGAAACGTTGACGGACGATGTGCTGGACATCTATAGCGACGTAAAACGCGGATTGATTTTGTATGAACAGGGAAACCATGCGGAAGCGATTGCAGAATGGAAATACAATTTTGAGATTCATTGGGGTACCCATGCAGCCAGCGCCATCCGAGCCTTGCATTCCGTGAATTACTTATGA
- a CDS encoding GNAT family N-acetyltransferase, which yields METDIHIRKAVPADAEKLVELIKEVEDSGLMLFEPGERKTKPEQLEKRLQGMDAHSVIFIAEEGSSLHGYLFVIGDALMRKRHTVYVAIGIREGQRGKGIGAQLFKALELWAREKNLRRIELTVIEHNEAAVALYQKMGYEIEGIKKDSLYIKGEYVNEYYMARILSE from the coding sequence ATGGAGACAGACATTCATATACGAAAAGCAGTACCAGCGGATGCAGAGAAGCTGGTTGAGTTAATAAAAGAAGTAGAAGATTCGGGATTGATGCTTTTTGAACCGGGAGAAAGAAAAACCAAGCCCGAGCAATTGGAAAAGAGGCTCCAAGGGATGGATGCACACTCGGTTATCTTTATAGCGGAAGAAGGAAGTTCCTTGCATGGCTACCTTTTTGTCATCGGAGATGCGCTGATGAGAAAGCGGCATACTGTATATGTAGCCATCGGCATTCGGGAAGGGCAGCGCGGAAAAGGAATCGGGGCGCAGCTTTTTAAAGCGCTGGAACTATGGGCAAGAGAGAAAAACCTTCGCCGAATCGAGCTCACGGTGATTGAACATAATGAGGCGGCAGTTGCACTCTATCAAAAGATGGGTTATGAAATCGAAGGCATCAAAAAGGATTCCCTGTACATAAAAGGTGAATATGTCAATGAGTATTATATGGCCAGAATATTGAGCGAATAA
- a CDS encoding ABC transporter substrate-binding protein — MDNNLLVLWHTVPSGKIKKDKLVKLLDVSAKQASRYIRKWTQEGWFTYTAGRGRGNSSELHWLKDVERLFEEQLMDIIEQEPVETSSKYLLFDWSEEVKIRLIERFRNKFGYTQNQGDVDKLIIPRRHQLMTMNPLETADVHSANFVATVFNRLVSVDSKGKVSPEIAHSWDLSPTKLRLYLKKGIKFHDGSLLTADDVAECLNRIRSHENSRELWEPVKRITVPAPLVIDFDFPEGCSYCLQMLGMINSSIFKESQGQLYGTGSFCLDNSHELKTVLVAFKDYFSERPLLDAIEFVQVPEDFDFAYRTSQPKEAEETFLVESDSGVGIIVMNAFRDSAIQRQEVRDYLHAIIRKHRYSISEADSRILPNEEGMLIGQNQQYRFATAERPLFEEPLIIKTTSYLKNVSDWLQAIFEQEGIPAEVRVLPFHEYLVDNGKDQQADLYIHGEVFEMNQDFSFFYFLSNGLSPFASLIDRDPELTQLLGQYRHTPFEEWTMLNRQIEKSLVESSILIPLYYAKRQIPFSSELMNIKLSHFGYVDFSKLWVRPNLDC; from the coding sequence ATGGATAATAATTTACTGGTGCTTTGGCATACCGTGCCGTCCGGGAAAATAAAAAAAGATAAGCTTGTGAAGTTGCTGGATGTCAGCGCCAAACAAGCTTCCCGCTACATCCGGAAGTGGACGCAGGAAGGCTGGTTCACTTATACGGCCGGCCGTGGACGGGGCAATTCTTCCGAGCTGCACTGGCTAAAAGACGTAGAGCGGCTGTTTGAGGAGCAGCTGATGGACATTATTGAACAGGAACCGGTGGAAACCAGCAGCAAGTATTTGCTGTTTGACTGGTCCGAAGAAGTGAAAATACGCTTAATAGAACGGTTCCGCAATAAATTTGGCTATACCCAAAACCAGGGGGATGTCGACAAATTGATCATCCCGCGCCGCCACCAGCTCATGACAATGAATCCCTTGGAGACAGCAGATGTCCATAGCGCCAATTTTGTCGCTACGGTTTTCAACCGCCTCGTATCCGTAGACAGCAAAGGGAAGGTTTCGCCCGAAATTGCGCACAGTTGGGACCTTTCACCGACGAAGCTTCGCCTGTATTTGAAAAAAGGAATTAAGTTCCATGACGGTTCTTTACTGACCGCTGATGATGTCGCCGAATGCCTGAACCGCATCCGTTCCCACGAAAATTCCCGGGAATTGTGGGAGCCCGTCAAAAGAATCACGGTGCCTGCTCCACTTGTCATCGACTTCGATTTTCCGGAAGGCTGCAGTTACTGTCTGCAGATGCTCGGCATGATCAACTCGAGCATCTTCAAAGAAAGCCAAGGACAGCTATACGGAACCGGCAGTTTTTGCCTCGACAACAGCCATGAACTAAAAACCGTTCTGGTGGCATTCAAGGATTATTTCAGCGAGCGCCCGCTTCTTGACGCAATCGAATTTGTGCAGGTGCCCGAAGACTTTGATTTTGCTTACCGGACGTCCCAGCCAAAAGAAGCGGAAGAAACGTTTCTGGTGGAAAGCGATTCAGGAGTCGGAATCATCGTCATGAATGCCTTCCGCGACTCGGCGATTCAGCGCCAGGAAGTCCGTGATTATCTTCATGCCATTATCCGGAAGCACCGCTATTCCATCAGCGAAGCAGATTCCCGCATCCTTCCGAATGAGGAAGGCATGCTGATCGGGCAGAACCAGCAATACCGCTTTGCGACTGCCGAACGTCCGCTGTTTGAAGAACCTTTGATCATCAAAACCACCAGTTACCTGAAAAACGTATCGGACTGGCTCCAGGCGATATTCGAGCAGGAAGGAATACCGGCAGAGGTTCGTGTTCTGCCGTTTCACGAATACCTGGTGGATAACGGCAAAGACCAGCAAGCGGATCTCTATATCCACGGCGAAGTATTCGAGATGAACCAGGATTTTTCTTTCTTTTATTTCCTGTCCAACGGCTTATCCCCGTTTGCCAGCTTGATCGATCGTGATCCGGAGCTAACGCAATTGCTCGGGCAATATCGGCATACTCCTTTTGAAGAATGGACAATGCTGAATCGTCAAATTGAAAAATCCTTGGTGGAATCTTCTATTTTGATTCCGCTCTATTATGCCAAGCGCCAGATCCCGTTTTCGTCGGAATTGATGAACATCAAATTGTCCCATTTCGGCTATGTCGATTTCAGCAAGCTGTGGGTGCGGCCAAACCTGGACTGTTGA
- a CDS encoding AAA family ATPase — MKFIILFGPQAVGKMTIGQELEKSTGFKLFHNHMTIELLHPFFGFSKEMFRLSDLIRTEMFKTLAVSEAKGIVFTYVWAFNMKEDWDFVQRVCEIFESAGNEVYFVELEAELETRVERNKEASRLEQKPTKRNVAESERELRASMETLRLNSVEGEIERENYIRINNTDLKPDEVAKLIRERFGF, encoded by the coding sequence ATGAAATTCATCATATTATTCGGACCGCAAGCAGTAGGAAAAATGACGATAGGGCAAGAACTAGAAAAATCAACCGGCTTTAAGCTGTTCCACAACCATATGACCATTGAACTGCTGCATCCCTTTTTTGGCTTCAGCAAAGAAATGTTCCGGTTGTCGGATCTGATCCGTACGGAGATGTTCAAAACATTAGCGGTCAGCGAAGCAAAGGGAATCGTATTTACATATGTATGGGCGTTCAACATGAAAGAGGACTGGGACTTTGTTCAACGGGTTTGTGAAATTTTTGAGTCTGCGGGTAATGAAGTCTATTTTGTTGAATTGGAAGCGGAGTTGGAAACCCGGGTCGAGCGCAATAAAGAAGCTAGCCGGCTTGAACAAAAGCCGACTAAGCGGAACGTTGCAGAATCGGAACGCGAATTGAGGGCATCGATGGAGACGCTTCGCCTGAATTCAGTCGAGGGAGAAATTGAACGGGAGAATTATATTCGGATAAACAATACGGATTTGAAACCGGATGAAGTGGCGAAATTGATTCGAGAGAGGTTTGGTTTTTGA
- a CDS encoding DUF6176 family protein, whose protein sequence is MKVELSRFKVKAGQSKKVDEWMAFLNEHMEEVLLTLNDEKMYVETIFREVQEDSEFLYWYSVQGEGGSEVTDFHHEIDKQHLAFWEACIDEEYLPVDLKPEAVMIQESIQAEMKRG, encoded by the coding sequence ATCAAAGTGGAGTTAAGCAGATTCAAAGTAAAAGCTGGACAGTCTAAAAAAGTGGACGAATGGATGGCCTTTTTGAATGAGCATATGGAAGAAGTTTTGCTGACCTTGAACGATGAAAAAATGTATGTCGAAACGATATTCAGAGAAGTGCAGGAAGACAGTGAATTTCTCTATTGGTATTCCGTTCAAGGAGAAGGCGGAAGCGAAGTCACAGATTTTCATCATGAAATCGATAAACAGCACTTGGCATTTTGGGAAGCGTGCATCGATGAAGAATACCTGCCGGTGGATTTAAAGCCAGAAGCTGTGATGATCCAGGAAAGCATTCAAGCGGAAATGAAACGGGGATGA
- a CDS encoding nucleotidyltransferase domain-containing protein, which produces MITSHPQLDSVNRIMDGFTYPWFIGGGWAIDLEVGKVSRNHGDMDICVFREHAKELLAHFSVWQIEVAIPKESRLEPVLSIEDIRPPRYGLHLTKNEEFVEVLLTDKQDGEIIFRRDRDIKMSIHEAIRTDPIGRKYIAPELQLLYKAKEERDKDHHDFSIALLFMDDKQKAWLLKALAKHHPDSPWISRLIYSSLK; this is translated from the coding sequence TTGATTACTAGTCATCCGCAATTGGACAGTGTCAATCGGATCATGGACGGTTTTACGTATCCTTGGTTCATTGGAGGAGGCTGGGCCATTGACCTTGAAGTCGGCAAAGTGTCTCGAAACCACGGAGATATGGATATCTGTGTTTTTAGGGAACATGCCAAAGAACTACTGGCGCATTTTTCGGTTTGGCAGATCGAAGTGGCCATCCCAAAAGAGAGCAGGCTGGAACCAGTCCTTTCAATTGAAGACATCCGTCCGCCCCGTTATGGGCTTCATCTAACTAAAAACGAAGAGTTCGTCGAAGTGTTGCTGACGGATAAACAGGATGGCGAAATCATTTTTAGGCGAGATAGGGATATAAAGATGTCCATCCATGAGGCCATTCGTACAGATCCAATTGGAAGAAAGTACATTGCTCCAGAACTGCAGCTCTTGTATAAAGCGAAAGAAGAACGGGATAAAGACCATCATGATTTCTCGATAGCATTGCTTTTTATGGATGACAAGCAAAAAGCTTGGCTTTTGAAGGCATTAGCGAAACACCATCCCGATTCTCCGTGGATCAGCAGGTTGATATATTCTTCGTTAAAATAA
- a CDS encoding GNAT family N-acetyltransferase translates to MVFIQKAQPEHVKGIARVCTEGYWATYDEMYSAEYINAVIKEFYNEQRILEEAESSSREWGGYFVALDNGEVVGAGGGGMISEKAAEIFVLYLDPDRLGEGIGTKLLEAITRQQKEEFGAQEQWVSVAKGNEKGIPFYEAREFICRSERPVYRSNADDKVISLRYWRKL, encoded by the coding sequence ATGGTTTTTATTCAAAAAGCACAGCCCGAACATGTGAAAGGGATTGCTCGCGTCTGTACCGAAGGGTATTGGGCGACCTACGACGAGATGTATTCAGCCGAATATATCAACGCAGTGATTAAAGAATTTTATAACGAGCAGCGGATCTTGGAAGAAGCGGAAAGCAGCAGCAGGGAATGGGGCGGATATTTTGTTGCCCTCGACAATGGAGAAGTAGTCGGAGCAGGCGGCGGCGGAATGATTTCTGAAAAAGCGGCGGAAATTTTCGTCCTATACCTGGACCCTGATAGGCTGGGAGAAGGCATTGGAACAAAGCTGCTGGAGGCCATTACCCGTCAGCAGAAAGAAGAATTCGGAGCGCAGGAACAATGGGTATCGGTCGCAAAAGGAAATGAAAAAGGCATCCCGTTTTACGAAGCGCGCGAATTTATATGCCGCAGTGAACGGCCGGTTTACCGTTCAAACGCTGATGATAAGGTGATTTCGCTAAGGTATTGGCGGAAACTATGA
- a CDS encoding NUDIX hydrolase, whose protein sequence is MSYVMLRDDSGEKLLMVKNYGDKGSYYTLPGGAVEAGETLQEAAIREAKEETGLDVSIGGLFSVSEDFFDERGHHAVFFIFEGQVLGGEITIAFPEEIEEVKWMPIQEAVQYLYIPEKAEEQVRANRSVPYILRGQVIQKR, encoded by the coding sequence ATGTCGTATGTCATGCTGCGGGATGACAGCGGAGAAAAATTGTTAATGGTCAAAAACTACGGAGACAAAGGATCTTACTATACGCTTCCAGGCGGTGCAGTTGAAGCGGGTGAAACTTTGCAGGAAGCAGCCATTCGTGAAGCGAAAGAAGAAACCGGGCTCGATGTCTCAATCGGCGGCCTTTTTTCGGTCAGTGAAGATTTCTTCGACGAAAGAGGGCACCATGCCGTGTTCTTCATTTTCGAAGGACAGGTTCTTGGCGGAGAAATCACGATTGCTTTTCCGGAAGAAATCGAAGAAGTAAAATGGATGCCGATCCAAGAAGCGGTCCAATATTTATATATTCCGGAGAAAGCCGAAGAACAGGTTAGGGCCAACCGTTCAGTTCCATATATATTAAGAGGGCAAGTCATCCAGAAGCGTTAA
- a CDS encoding MDR family MFS transporter encodes MSWKDYPQNIKVRLITSFFNRAVGSAVMPFMALFFAMEMGKVWAGLFLVGTVIISFFINLIGGYISDRFPRKGVVVGTSAISALAFASMTISLVPADNLIWLFAASYIGFIISSSLGRPAMHALIIDSTTPENRKAVYTIEYWLTNLSMAIGAALGGLLYVNHQIELFVLLSVTSISLPIAYQIWLIDEQTSVLKKQHQNVLIDVFQNYKVAFQDLPFVKVVVGSMFIFAAEFSLNSYIGVRLAETFETVSLGNFDIAGVRMLSLLNIQNMLFVVFFTFLVSRITDRFTKQKVLLTGLIVYSIGYIIVTSADTWYILILFNMIATLGELIYSPVRNAEQANMIPADKRGSYSAFSNISFSGADLVARSTIIIGAYLVPTMMSVYIGVILMVGTFLVYTGLFARGASTKSTETTEAVL; translated from the coding sequence ATGAGCTGGAAAGACTATCCACAAAATATCAAAGTCCGGTTGATTACATCATTTTTCAACCGTGCCGTAGGGTCGGCGGTCATGCCGTTTATGGCTTTGTTCTTTGCAATGGAAATGGGAAAAGTATGGGCAGGATTGTTTTTAGTAGGAACTGTCATCATCAGTTTTTTCATTAATTTAATCGGCGGCTATATTTCAGACCGCTTTCCGCGAAAAGGGGTTGTGGTCGGAACCTCGGCAATCAGCGCTTTGGCGTTTGCAAGCATGACCATCAGTTTGGTGCCAGCAGATAATTTGATCTGGCTGTTTGCAGCATCCTATATCGGATTCATCATCTCAAGTAGTCTGGGAAGGCCGGCAATGCACGCCCTCATCATCGACTCCACTACACCGGAAAACCGCAAAGCGGTATATACAATTGAATACTGGCTGACGAATTTATCGATGGCCATCGGTGCAGCGCTCGGCGGTTTGTTATACGTCAACCACCAGATTGAATTATTTGTGCTGCTGAGTGTGACATCTATCAGCTTGCCGATTGCTTATCAGATTTGGCTGATCGATGAACAGACAAGCGTGTTGAAAAAGCAGCATCAAAACGTACTGATTGATGTATTTCAAAACTACAAAGTGGCTTTTCAAGATTTGCCTTTTGTTAAAGTGGTCGTCGGGTCGATGTTTATTTTTGCAGCTGAATTTTCCCTGAACAGCTATATCGGTGTTCGACTTGCCGAAACATTTGAAACGGTGAGCTTAGGGAACTTTGACATTGCAGGCGTCCGGATGCTGAGTTTGCTCAATATCCAGAACATGCTGTTTGTCGTGTTCTTCACGTTCCTGGTCAGCAGGATCACAGACCGTTTCACCAAACAAAAAGTGCTGCTCACCGGGCTGATTGTTTACAGCATCGGCTATATCATCGTCACCTCGGCGGATACTTGGTACATTTTGATTCTCTTTAATATGATTGCGACGCTCGGAGAATTGATTTACTCGCCGGTCCGGAATGCCGAACAGGCCAATATGATTCCGGCCGATAAACGAGGTTCTTATTCCGCCTTTTCCAATATTTCATTCAGCGGAGCGGATTTGGTTGCACGTTCCACAATTATCATCGGTGCTTATCTCGTTCCGACAATGATGTCCGTTTACATCGGGGTCATTTTAATGGTTGGTACATTCCTTGTGTACACCGGTTTATTTGCAAGAGGGGCATCCACAAAAAGTACAGAAACGACGGAAGCGGTTCTATAA